DNA sequence from the Tissierella sp. MB52-C2 genome:
AATAAGCTGATATGTACTAGGAATGAGTAAATGACTATATTATATCAATGTCACAGATAAAACAAAACTTTTTTTAATTATTTTTTTAAAAATTAAAGAAAGTTTTGTTTTTTTGGCATATGTCTTGCTGTATATAATGGCAGTATGAAAAATACGAAAGTTTATATATTATACATTGGAGGTGCAGTAATGTTTATTGATAAAAGTTTAAAACAATATGCATTAGATACTAAAAGTAGTGATCCTACGCCAGGTGGTGGCAGTGTATCGGCTTATGTAGGAACACTGGGATCTGCTTTAACAAGTATGGTTGGTGGATTGACATTTTCTAAGAAAAACTATGAAGAATTACCAGAGGAAGTAAGAACTAACTTAGAAGCAAATGCAAAAGAGTTAGAAGGATTATTTGAAGAGTTAGCAAATGTAGTAGATGAAGATACAAATGCTTTTGATAAAGTAATGGAAGCATTTAAAATGCCAAAGGAAACTGATGAAGAAAAGAAAGCTAGATCACAAGCTATTCAAGATGGATATAAAATTGCATTAGAAGTTCCTTTAAAATGTGCAGAAAAATGTCATAGAGTATTAGAGCTACAAGATGTATTCGCAGCATATGGTAATGTAAATGCTATAACTGATATAGGTGTAGGTGTATTATTAGCTTACTCAGGATTAGAAGGTGCATTATTAAATGTAACTATCAATCTAG
Encoded proteins:
- a CDS encoding cyclodeaminase/cyclohydrolase family protein; this translates as MFIDKSLKQYALDTKSSDPTPGGGSVSAYVGTLGSALTSMVGGLTFSKKNYEELPEEVRTNLEANAKELEGLFEELANVVDEDTNAFDKVMEAFKMPKETDEEKKARSQAIQDGYKIALEVPLKCAEKCHRVLELQDVFAAYGNVNAITDIGVGVLLAYSGLEGALLNVTINLGSIKDEEYRTTISAKVSSLLNSAKELKEASLKVVYERLNA